One Candidatus Caldatribacterium sp. DNA segment encodes these proteins:
- a CDS encoding methionine adenosyltransferase: protein MARRYQITSESVTEGHPDKIADQISDAILDAVLAEDPYGRVAVETLVATGLVLIAGQMTTTTYVDIPRIARNTIRDIGYTRAKYGFDFETCAVLTAIDEQSPDIALGVNRSLEVKMGEEVEDEELSLGAGDQGMMYGYACNETPELMPFPIAMAHALALRLAEVRKKGVLPYLRPDGKTQVTVDYEDDRPIRIDTIIVSAQHHPDVSLEVLRDDIIEHVIRPVIPPEFLDERTRVLVNPTGRFVIGGPQGDTGLTGRKIIVDTYGGVGRHGGGCFSGKDPTKVDRSGSYAARYVAKNIVAAGLADRCEFQVAYAIGVARPVSMAVNTFGTGKIPDEKILEVVKEVFDLRPGAIIRDLKLRRPIYKKTAVYGHFGRNDPDFSWEKTDKAEVLRKLAGL, encoded by the coding sequence ATGGCACGGAGGTACCAGATCACTTCTGAATCGGTCACCGAAGGTCATCCCGATAAGATTGCCGATCAGATTTCGGATGCTATTCTTGATGCAGTCCTTGCCGAGGATCCCTACGGGCGTGTGGCTGTGGAAACGCTGGTTGCAACAGGCCTTGTGCTCATAGCCGGGCAGATGACTACCACAACGTACGTAGATATTCCCCGTATTGCTCGGAACACCATCCGGGATATTGGGTACACCCGGGCAAAGTATGGTTTTGACTTTGAGACCTGCGCAGTGCTCACCGCCATTGACGAGCAGTCACCGGACATTGCCCTTGGCGTTAACCGCTCCTTGGAGGTAAAGATGGGCGAAGAGGTGGAGGATGAGGAGCTCTCTCTTGGAGCTGGTGACCAGGGAATGATGTACGGATACGCCTGCAACGAGACTCCGGAACTTATGCCCTTTCCCATAGCCATGGCTCATGCTCTTGCCCTGCGCCTTGCAGAAGTCCGCAAGAAAGGAGTTCTCCCCTATCTTCGTCCTGACGGGAAAACGCAAGTGACCGTTGATTACGAGGATGATAGACCTATCCGCATCGACACTATTATTGTCTCTGCACAGCACCACCCTGATGTTTCCCTTGAGGTGCTCCGGGACGACATTATTGAACACGTGATTCGTCCCGTTATTCCGCCTGAATTCTTAGATGAACGTACAAGGGTCCTTGTGAACCCAACGGGAAGGTTTGTTATCGGTGGTCCTCAAGGGGATACAGGACTCACCGGGCGGAAAATCATCGTGGATACCTACGGTGGGGTAGGAAGGCATGGTGGGGGATGCTTTTCGGGGAAAGACCCTACAAAGGTCGATCGTTCTGGGAGCTATGCAGCTCGTTACGTAGCGAAAAACATCGTTGCAGCGGGGCTTGCGGATCGCTGCGAGTTCCAGGTAGCGTATGCCATCGGCGTTGCCCGACCAGTTTCAATGGCTGTCAATACTTTCGGAACCGGGAAGATTCCTGATGAGAAGATTCTTGAAGTTGTCAAGGAGGTTTTCGACCTGCGACCCGGAGCAATTATCAGGGATCTCAAGCTTCGTAGACCCATCTACAAGAAGACCGCCGTGTACGGCCATTTTGGCAGGAACGATCCGGATTTCAGCTGGGAAAAAACGGATAAAGCAGAAGTTCTTCGGAAGCTGGCGGGTCTTTGA
- the rsfS gene encoding ribosome silencing factor produces MQVREVIRRIKEAIEKKKAFDIVVLDLRGLFPFSDYWVLCSGSSPIQTKAVAEEILEQLGNMGLHPFHVEGEDTGEWILLDYGDVIVHVFRQEEREFYNLEKLWQRARVLYSERNGLNLLDGID; encoded by the coding sequence GTGCAGGTACGGGAAGTGATTCGGAGAATCAAGGAGGCCATTGAGAAGAAGAAAGCCTTCGACATAGTCGTTCTTGATCTGCGGGGTCTTTTTCCGTTTTCCGACTACTGGGTTCTGTGCAGTGGTTCATCACCAATACAGACGAAGGCTGTTGCCGAGGAAATTCTCGAGCAACTTGGAAACATGGGCCTTCACCCTTTCCATGTGGAGGGTGAGGATACGGGGGAGTGGATTCTCCTCGATTACGGGGATGTTATAGTCCATGTGTTCCGGCAGGAGGAAAGAGAGTTCTATAACCTTGAAAAGCTCTGGCAGAGGGCCCGGGTTCTGTACTCCGAGCGGAATGGCCTCAATCTTCTTGATGGGATTGATTGA
- the yqeK gene encoding bis(5'-nucleosyl)-tetraphosphatase (symmetrical) YqeK yields MDCTEIRRAEEFLERFLSPPRVAHSLRVAEEAGKLARVHGEDVRRAYLAGLLHDCARDLPRRVLEELLPPYLKDEGCMVPEILHALAAPALLERELCLRDFRVLRAVRWHATGCEWMSPLDKVVFVADIAEPGREFPEACEIRRVAYEDLRKGYLLALRTKMIYLLTTYGVIYPESLKSWNREVCLLHGERSFR; encoded by the coding sequence ATGGACTGTACCGAGATTAGAAGAGCCGAGGAGTTCTTGGAGAGGTTTCTCTCGCCCCCTCGGGTGGCCCATTCACTACGGGTGGCTGAAGAAGCAGGGAAACTCGCCCGAGTTCATGGTGAGGACGTGCGTCGTGCATACCTTGCGGGTCTCTTGCACGATTGTGCCCGGGATCTCCCAAGAAGGGTTCTCGAGGAGCTCCTTCCTCCGTACCTCAAGGACGAGGGTTGCATGGTTCCCGAAATTCTCCACGCTCTTGCAGCTCCAGCTCTCCTTGAGAGAGAGCTCTGTCTTCGGGATTTCCGGGTTCTTCGGGCGGTTCGCTGGCATGCCACCGGCTGTGAGTGGATGTCCCCACTTGACAAGGTGGTCTTTGTGGCGGATATTGCCGAGCCCGGTCGGGAGTTTCCTGAAGCTTGTGAAATCCGCAGGGTTGCCTATGAGGATCTTCGAAAAGGGTATCTCCTGGCGCTTAGGACGAAAATGATTTACCTCCTTACAACGTACGGAGTCATTTATCCGGAAAGCCTTAAATCGTGGAATCGGGAAGTTTGCCTCTTGCACGGAGAAAGGAGTTTTCGATGA
- a CDS encoding nicotinate-nucleotide adenylyltransferase: protein MGGTFDPIHYGHLVTAEEVRDYFGLEEVVFVPSGRPPHKIGQKITDPEHRYLMVVLATVTNPYFSVSRVEIERPGPSYSIDTVRYFKSLWGEDTEIYFITGADAFAQISTWNNPEELLRLCTFVAASRPGYRLQQLEGPFKDRVKIIEVSALAISSSEIRRRVKRGESIKYLLPEAVENYIYKHGLYRD, encoded by the coding sequence ATGGGAGGGACGTTTGATCCCATCCATTATGGGCACCTTGTGACTGCCGAGGAGGTGCGGGACTACTTTGGCCTTGAGGAGGTGGTCTTTGTCCCTTCGGGACGGCCACCTCACAAGATCGGCCAGAAAATAACGGATCCGGAACATCGGTACCTGATGGTGGTTCTTGCAACCGTAACCAATCCCTATTTCAGCGTTTCCCGGGTGGAGATTGAACGTCCGGGTCCCTCGTATTCTATTGACACGGTGCGATACTTCAAGTCCCTGTGGGGTGAGGATACGGAGATTTACTTCATTACGGGAGCCGATGCTTTTGCCCAGATTTCAACCTGGAACAATCCGGAAGAACTCCTCCGTCTCTGCACATTTGTTGCTGCTTCCCGCCCTGGATACCGTCTCCAGCAACTCGAGGGACCTTTCAAGGACCGGGTCAAGATTATAGAGGTCTCGGCTTTGGCCATTTCTTCTTCCGAGATACGCCGGAGGGTTAAACGAGGGGAGTCAATTAAGTACCTTCTCCCGGAGGCGGTGGAAAATTACATTTACAAACATGGACTGTACCGAGATTAG
- a CDS encoding glutamate-5-semialdehyde dehydrogenase produces MLEIARKAKEASPVLASLSSKEKDAFLLRLAEKLMEEKGRILEANALDLERAKASSMKQSLLDRLALNEKRIKDMARGLRDIAALPDPVGEVIDGTRRPNGLLVTRVRVPLGVVAIIYEARPNVTIDSVGLCVKSGNAVILRGSSSALSSNRALVRVVHDVLRECSLPEGCVGLVESESHEDVKFLLSLREYIDVAIPRGGAELIRTVVENARVPVIETGVGNCHVYVDETADLDMAERIVVNAKTQRPSVCNACETLLVHGRVAPAFLPRIVSALQAEGVEVRGCERTRQLVPGVVPASEEDWYTEYLDLIIAVRVVDSLDEAIRHINTYGSHHSDAIVTSDYSRAMEFLSKVDSAAVFVNASTRFTDGGEFGMGAEIGISTQKLHARGPMGLRELTTWKFVVYGSGQIRE; encoded by the coding sequence ATTCTCGAAATTGCCCGAAAAGCAAAGGAGGCTTCACCGGTTCTGGCCAGTCTCTCCTCGAAGGAGAAAGACGCCTTTCTCTTGAGACTTGCGGAGAAACTGATGGAAGAGAAAGGCCGTATTCTCGAAGCCAATGCCCTGGACCTCGAGAGGGCTAAGGCCTCTTCGATGAAACAATCGCTCCTTGATCGCTTGGCCCTCAATGAGAAGCGCATTAAAGACATGGCCCGAGGCCTTCGGGATATTGCCGCTTTGCCTGATCCGGTGGGAGAGGTCATTGACGGGACAAGAAGGCCAAATGGTCTTCTCGTCACTCGAGTTCGCGTTCCCTTGGGTGTTGTGGCCATCATCTACGAGGCAAGGCCTAATGTCACCATAGACAGCGTAGGGTTGTGTGTCAAGTCGGGAAACGCCGTAATCCTTCGGGGGAGTAGTTCTGCTCTATCCTCCAATCGAGCCCTGGTCCGTGTGGTCCACGATGTTCTCCGGGAGTGTTCTCTGCCCGAGGGCTGTGTGGGTCTTGTGGAGAGCGAAAGCCACGAGGATGTGAAGTTCCTCCTGTCCCTTCGGGAATACATAGATGTGGCCATTCCTCGAGGAGGAGCCGAACTCATACGTACGGTTGTCGAGAATGCCCGTGTTCCGGTTATCGAAACCGGGGTTGGAAACTGCCATGTGTACGTCGATGAGACGGCGGATCTCGATATGGCCGAGAGAATCGTTGTGAATGCCAAAACGCAGCGTCCCAGCGTTTGCAACGCCTGTGAAACGCTCCTTGTTCATGGACGTGTTGCTCCAGCATTCCTGCCCCGCATCGTTTCTGCCTTGCAGGCTGAGGGTGTTGAGGTGCGGGGATGCGAAAGGACGAGGCAACTGGTGCCGGGAGTTGTTCCTGCTTCTGAAGAGGACTGGTATACGGAGTACCTTGACCTCATCATTGCTGTTCGCGTGGTAGATAGCCTCGATGAGGCTATCCGCCATATCAATACTTACGGTTCCCATCATTCCGACGCTATTGTGACCTCTGATTACTCCCGGGCCATGGAGTTTCTCAGCAAGGTCGACTCTGCAGCGGTTTTTGTCAATGCTTCTACCCGGTTCACCGATGGAGGGGAATTTGGCATGGGAGCAGAAATCGGCATCAGTACCCAGAAGCTCCATGCTCGAGGACCTATGGGCCTGAGAGAGCTCACAACCTGGAAATTTGTCGTATACGGTTCGGGACAGATCCGAGAGTAA
- the proB gene encoding glutamate 5-kinase produces the protein MDRGTLVRNARRVVIKVGTSLLVDGSSLSLERLRSLAENLAILRKEGREVVLVSSGAVACGMSALGVTKRRTDIPFKQAMAAIGQGILMQHYCSVFAEFGIKVAQILLAPEDVHNRSKYLNARNTFEALLRLGVLPIVNENDTVAVEEIKFGDNDRLSALVASIISADLLVILSDIAGLYSSDPRRSPHAKLIPEVRVIDENIERVAGDKGSALATGGMRSKILAAKIATLSGIGVIIASGKDFGIVPRLFAGEDLGTFFYPAERSLRGKKRWIAFGMIPRGRVKVDEGAKRALLEGKSLLPAGVTGLSGHFDVGDCVEVTDGEDMLIGRGIVNYSSEELERIRGLRSGEIERVLGHRDFDEEVIHADDFVLFGGMER, from the coding sequence ATGGACAGAGGAACGCTCGTAAGGAATGCTCGTCGTGTAGTCATTAAAGTGGGAACGTCACTCCTTGTTGATGGTTCTTCTCTCTCCCTTGAGCGGTTAAGGTCTCTGGCCGAGAATCTTGCGATTTTGCGAAAAGAAGGGCGAGAGGTGGTTCTCGTTTCCTCAGGAGCCGTTGCCTGCGGCATGAGTGCCCTTGGCGTTACTAAGAGGCGAACTGACATCCCTTTCAAGCAGGCTATGGCAGCAATTGGCCAGGGGATACTCATGCAGCATTACTGTTCTGTCTTTGCTGAATTCGGAATCAAAGTGGCCCAGATTCTCCTTGCTCCTGAGGATGTGCACAATCGCTCAAAGTACCTGAATGCTCGAAACACGTTTGAGGCACTCTTGCGCCTTGGGGTGCTTCCCATCGTCAATGAAAACGATACCGTAGCTGTGGAGGAGATAAAGTTCGGTGACAATGATCGACTTTCAGCTCTTGTCGCCTCCATCATTAGTGCTGATCTCCTTGTTATTCTTTCCGACATAGCTGGGTTGTACAGTAGCGACCCTCGTCGCTCACCTCATGCGAAACTCATTCCCGAAGTCCGGGTCATCGACGAGAACATAGAGCGTGTGGCAGGAGACAAAGGGAGTGCCCTTGCCACCGGAGGGATGCGGAGCAAAATCTTGGCGGCAAAAATTGCCACTCTTTCGGGAATTGGAGTGATTATTGCCTCGGGGAAGGATTTTGGGATTGTACCTCGTCTTTTTGCCGGTGAGGATCTTGGGACGTTCTTTTATCCTGCCGAACGGTCTCTGCGCGGAAAGAAGAGATGGATTGCCTTTGGCATGATACCGCGAGGTAGAGTGAAAGTTGATGAGGGGGCCAAAAGGGCGCTCCTTGAGGGCAAGAGTCTTCTTCCTGCAGGGGTCACCGGCCTTTCAGGCCACTTTGACGTAGGAGACTGTGTGGAGGTTACAGATGGAGAGGACATGCTCATCGGGAGAGGGATTGTCAACTACTCTTCGGAGGAACTCGAGAGGATACGGGGCTTGCGGAGTGGGGAGATTGAAAGGGTTTTAGGGCATCGAGACTTTGATGAAGAGGTCATTCACGCTGATGATTTTGTGCTCTTTGGGGGGATGGAAAGGTGA
- the obgE gene encoding GTPase ObgE, with translation MFVDQAFIEVRGGRGGDGAIHFRREKYVPKGGPDGGDGGDGGSVFLRATSRKKTLYDVTLQPVYQASPGEPGKGKKQHGAKGKDIVIEVPVGTQVFDAETGELLADLVVDGMEVLVAQGGRGGKGNASFATATNRAPRVALRGEEGESRRIRLELKLIADVGLAGLPNAGKSTLLSVVSDARPRIAPYPFSTLHPTLGVVHHRDERFVMVDIPGIIEGASQGAGLGLEFLRHIERVRILLCLIDMAFPYSGDPWKDLSTLRQEFAQYSPRILAKPFIVVGTKLDLPEAQRNWQLFAQKLSREGIEGVGISAVTRFGLVDLLDKVVEKLRACEETESPVSSSREPEVRRSFGSPRVYRFASQFLERLLKEHPPEKDGEAFNRELAEAGFLRYLQVLPPQSTVEIGPYRLTWTGRDLVFSGWTEERS, from the coding sequence GTGTTCGTTGATCAGGCCTTCATCGAGGTTCGAGGAGGCCGCGGAGGAGACGGGGCAATCCATTTTCGTCGGGAGAAGTACGTCCCAAAGGGAGGCCCTGATGGGGGTGATGGAGGGGACGGGGGGAGTGTTTTCTTGAGGGCCACCTCGCGGAAGAAAACCCTTTACGATGTGACCCTGCAGCCAGTATACCAGGCTTCCCCAGGAGAACCAGGTAAGGGGAAAAAGCAGCACGGAGCAAAGGGTAAGGACATTGTCATCGAGGTTCCGGTAGGGACCCAGGTGTTCGACGCAGAAACAGGGGAGCTCCTTGCCGATCTTGTGGTAGATGGAATGGAGGTTCTCGTTGCCCAGGGTGGGCGGGGAGGAAAGGGGAATGCATCGTTTGCGACGGCTACAAACCGCGCGCCTCGTGTTGCCCTGCGAGGGGAGGAAGGGGAATCCCGAAGGATTCGCCTTGAGCTCAAGCTTATTGCTGATGTAGGGTTGGCAGGTCTCCCAAACGCGGGAAAATCCACTCTTCTCTCTGTAGTGAGTGATGCCAGGCCCCGTATTGCTCCGTATCCCTTTTCGACTCTACACCCTACCTTGGGGGTAGTACACCACAGGGATGAGCGGTTCGTCATGGTGGATATCCCCGGCATCATCGAAGGGGCAAGCCAGGGAGCAGGACTGGGTCTTGAGTTCTTACGCCATATAGAGCGGGTGAGGATTCTTCTCTGCCTTATCGATATGGCTTTTCCTTACTCTGGAGACCCCTGGAAGGACCTCTCCACTCTTCGTCAAGAATTTGCTCAGTACAGCCCCCGTATTCTTGCCAAGCCCTTCATCGTTGTGGGAACAAAGCTTGACCTTCCTGAGGCTCAGAGGAATTGGCAGCTTTTTGCCCAGAAGTTATCCCGGGAAGGAATCGAGGGAGTGGGAATTTCGGCGGTGACCCGTTTTGGTCTTGTGGATCTCCTGGATAAGGTGGTGGAGAAACTCCGAGCCTGTGAGGAAACGGAAAGCCCTGTTTCTTCCTCTCGGGAGCCTGAGGTGAGGAGGTCCTTTGGTTCCCCGCGAGTATACCGCTTTGCCTCTCAATTCCTTGAGCGACTCCTTAAAGAGCACCCTCCCGAGAAGGACGGAGAGGCTTTCAACCGGGAGCTTGCGGAGGCGGGATTCCTGCGATACCTTCAGGTTTTACCGCCCCAGAGTACTGTAGAGATTGGACCGTACCGATTAACCTGGACAGGAAGGGATCTCGTGTTCTCAGGATGGACAGAGGAACGCTCGTAA
- the rpmA gene encoding 50S ribosomal protein L27 produces the protein MAHKKSGGSARNGRDSNPKYLGVKAYGGQFVRAGSILVRQRGTRIKPGMNVGVGRDYTLFALKDGYVVFETKGDRKRVSVLPQVPV, from the coding sequence ATGGCTCACAAGAAAAGTGGTGGGAGCGCAAGGAATGGAAGAGATAGCAATCCAAAGTATCTTGGAGTCAAGGCATACGGAGGTCAGTTTGTCCGAGCAGGGAGCATTCTTGTTCGGCAACGAGGAACTCGAATTAAACCGGGAATGAACGTGGGAGTTGGTCGCGATTACACCCTCTTTGCTCTTAAAGATGGATACGTCGTTTTCGAAACGAAAGGAGACCGAAAGCGGGTTTCAGTTCTCCCTCAAGTTCCTGTATGA
- a CDS encoding Rne/Rng family ribonuclease: protein MRRDIVIDMSEVETRAALLEDGKVVEFFFERALELRLAGNIYKGVVENVLPGIQSAFVNIGLDKNAFLFVGDMLLDEKRKDVRIEDLVRVGEEIIVQVAKEPMGTKGARVSTKITLPGRYVVFMPGINVVGVSHRIASSEERERLRRIVERVRPEGSGIIVRTAAEGKSIEEIREDIESLLRLWERIKKKAEVTAAPALLYQEASLIYALVRDVVDESVEHIWINSFFGYQKLKDFVESVAPHLADRVHFFEGKENIFEHFGLQKEIERALSRKVWLRSGGYLVFDRTEAMTVIDVNTGKFVGKKDLQETILRTNLEAAEEIARQVRLRDIGGIILIDFIDMEKREHRRQVVRALEEFLSRDRTRCTVVEMSELGLVEMTRKRVRKSLDSLLREPCPFCEGEGRVLSLETLAVNFLRKIEEICRHTTSPVLGFAVGEELGKYLASEGERFLDNLRKLYGKEILWKVSKDLPPRRYSIIGVGDAEVRARMQETL from the coding sequence TTGCGGAGAGACATTGTGATTGACATGTCTGAAGTAGAAACGCGGGCCGCGCTTCTTGAGGACGGGAAAGTTGTGGAGTTCTTCTTTGAACGGGCTTTGGAGTTACGCCTTGCAGGTAACATTTACAAAGGCGTTGTGGAAAACGTCCTTCCAGGAATCCAATCGGCTTTCGTGAACATCGGTCTTGACAAGAATGCCTTCCTCTTTGTAGGAGATATGCTTCTTGATGAGAAGAGAAAGGACGTGCGAATCGAGGATTTAGTGAGAGTTGGTGAGGAAATTATCGTCCAGGTGGCCAAAGAGCCTATGGGAACAAAAGGTGCTCGTGTTTCCACAAAAATTACCCTTCCTGGACGATACGTAGTATTCATGCCGGGAATAAACGTTGTGGGCGTGTCCCATCGCATTGCCTCTTCGGAGGAACGGGAGCGGTTGAGGAGAATTGTGGAACGGGTACGTCCGGAAGGGTCAGGAATTATTGTTCGAACCGCTGCGGAGGGAAAGAGCATCGAGGAGATTCGAGAGGACATTGAATCCCTTCTCCGCCTGTGGGAACGCATCAAGAAAAAGGCGGAAGTGACTGCCGCTCCAGCGCTCCTCTACCAGGAGGCAAGTCTCATTTATGCTCTTGTTCGGGATGTAGTGGACGAAAGTGTAGAACACATCTGGATTAACTCGTTCTTTGGGTATCAGAAATTGAAGGACTTCGTGGAGTCCGTTGCACCTCATCTTGCTGACCGAGTCCATTTCTTTGAGGGCAAAGAAAATATTTTCGAGCACTTTGGCCTCCAGAAAGAAATCGAGCGAGCCCTAAGCCGAAAGGTCTGGTTAAGGAGCGGAGGGTACCTCGTATTTGACCGAACTGAAGCCATGACTGTTATCGATGTAAATACGGGGAAATTCGTAGGAAAGAAAGATCTCCAGGAAACCATTCTGCGAACTAACCTTGAAGCTGCCGAGGAAATCGCCCGCCAGGTTCGTCTGAGAGATATTGGTGGTATCATCCTCATCGACTTCATCGATATGGAGAAGAGAGAGCATCGTCGACAGGTTGTCCGAGCTCTTGAGGAGTTCCTGAGTCGAGATCGGACCCGATGTACCGTTGTAGAGATGAGCGAACTTGGCCTTGTGGAGATGACCCGGAAGCGTGTTCGCAAAAGCCTCGACTCTCTCTTGCGGGAACCCTGTCCCTTCTGCGAGGGCGAAGGAAGGGTTCTCTCTCTTGAAACCCTGGCGGTGAATTTTCTCCGCAAAATTGAGGAAATATGCCGCCATACCACTTCTCCGGTCTTGGGATTCGCAGTGGGGGAGGAATTGGGGAAGTATCTCGCCTCTGAGGGAGAGCGGTTCTTGGATAACCTGAGGAAACTCTATGGGAAGGAAATCCTCTGGAAGGTGAGCAAAGACCTTCCGCCCCGAAGGTACAGCATCATCGGCGTGGGGGATGCAGAGGTTCGAGCCCGAATGCAGGAAACCCTGTGA